In Luxibacter massiliensis, the genomic stretch AATTCCAATCGAACCCGGAGATAGCTGGTTCTCCCCGAAATAGCTTTAGGGCTAGCCCCAGGCAAGTCTTGCGGAGGTAGAGCACTGAATTTCCTAGGGGGCGTCAAAGCTTACCGAAGAATATCAAACTCCGAATGCCGCGTAGACGGTGCCAGGGAGTCAGACTGCCCGAGATAAGTTGGGCAGTCAAGAGGGAAAGAGCCCAGACCTGCGGCTAAGGCCCCAAAATGTGTGTTAAGTGGGAAAGGATGTGGGGTTTCGAAGACAGCTAGGATGTTGGCTCAGAAGCAGCCATGCATTAAAAGAGTGCGTAATAGCTCACTAGCCGAGAGGCCCTGCGCCGAAAATGTCCGGGGCTCAAACACACTGCCGAAGCCCAGGGGCTGAAGAGATTCAGCCGGTAGGGGAGCATTCTTAAGGCGGCGAAGCCAGGCCGGAAGGGTTGGTGGAGCGTTAAGAAGGGAGAATGCCGGAATGAGTAGCGAGAGGAAGGTGGGAATCCTTCCGGCCGAATATCCAAGGATTCCAGGGTAAAGCTGATCTGCCCTGGGTAAGTCGGGGCCTAAGGCGAGGCCGGGAGGCGTAGCCGATGGACAACAGGCAGAAATTCCTGTACCATGCCATGACAGAACTGTGGGGACGCAGGCGGCGGGGCACGACCCGGGGGAGGAGAACCCGGGGCAAGCGCAGGAGGCGCGCGCAAGGAAAAACCGGCGCGCAAGCCAAAGGCGTGAGGCGGAGCGAAGAGAGAGTAGCGAAGCGTGCAGGCCGGCTGCCAAGAAAAGCCGCTATGGCTCATGGCATGCCCGTACCGTAAACCGACACAGGTGGATGAGGAGAGGATCCTAAGGCCGACGGGAGAAGCATTGTTAAGGAACTCGGCAAAATGGCCCCGTAACTTAGGGAGAAGGGGTGCCTGGGGAGGCCCAGGCCGCAGAGAATTGGCCCAAGCAACTGTTTAGCAAAAACACAGGTCTATGCAAAACCGCAAGGTGAGGTATATGGGCTGACGCCTGCCCGGTGCTGGAAGGTTAAGGGGAGAGGTTAGCGCAAGCGAAGCTTTGAACTTAAGCCCCAGTAAACGGCGGCCGTAACTATAACGGTCCTAAGGTAGCGAAATTCCTTGTCGGGTAAGTTCCGACCCGCACGAAAGGCGTAATGATTTGGGCACTGTCTCAACAATGCACCCGGTGAAATTGAAATACCAGTGAAGATGCTGGTTACCCGCGCCAGGACGGAAAGACCCCATGGAGCTTTACTCCAGCTTGGCACTGGGATCCGGTATTGCATGTACAGGATAGGTGGGAGGCGAAGAGCCTGCGGCGCCAGCCGCAGGGGAGCCATTGTTGGGATACCACCCTTGCAGTATTGGGTTTCTAACCAACAGCCGTGAACCGGCTGGGGGACAATGCCAGGCGGGGAGTTTGACTGGGGCGGTCGCCTCCGAAAGGGTATCGGAGGCGCTCAAAGGTCCCCTCAGGATGGTTGGAAACCATCCGCAGAGTGCAAAGGCATAAGGGGGCTTGACTGCGACACCGACGGGTGGGGCAGGTACGAAAGTAGGACTTAGTGATCCGGTGGTATAAAGTGGGATTGCCATCGCTCAACGGATAAAAGCTACCCTGGGGATAACAGGCTTATCACTCCCAAGAGTTCACATCGACGGAGTGGTTTGGCACCTCGATGTCGGCTCATCGCATCCTGGGGCTGGAGTAGGTCCCAAGGGTTGGGCTGTTCGCCCATTAAAGCGGTACGCGAGCTGGGTTCAGAACGTCGTGAGACAGTTCGGTCCCTATCCGGCGCGGGCGTAGGATATCTGAGGGGAGCTGTCCTTAGTACGAGAGGACCGGGATGGACTGGCCGCTGGTGCACCTGTTGCCCTGCCAAGGGCATAGCAGGGCAGCCAAGCCGGGAAGGGATAAACGCTGAAGGCATCTAAGCGTGAAGCCCCCCCCAAGATAAGATGTCCCATGACGCAAAGTTGGTAAGACCCCTTGAAGACGACGAGGTAGATAGGGCAGGGGTGGAAGTGTGGCAACACATGGAGCTGGCTGCTACTAATAGGTCGAGGGCATAACCAAGGAAGGCAGTAGGGAAGGGTGTGCGTTACTTTGTATGCAGTTTTTAGGGTATATACCTTATGAATAAGGCCCAGTGGCTCAGTTGGTTAGAGCGCCGCCCTGTCACGGCGGAGGTCGAGAGTTCGAGTCTCTTCTGGGTCGTTTGTGGGATCTTAGCTCAGCTGGGAGAGCATCTGCCTTACAAGCAGAGGGTCATAGGTTCGAGCCCTATAGGTCCCACTTACTAAAATATGGATGGATTCCCGAGTGGCCAAAGGGGGCAGACTGTAAATCTGTTGGCAACGCCTTCGAAGGTTCGAATCCTTCTCCATCCATTCCGATGGTGAAGTCGGAACGTACCGGCTGCTAAATTTGTGAATATGTTCACTAAGGGTGTCGGTATGTATGGCACATAAGCAATTAAAGAATAGTTGTTAAGTGCTCATAACTAGCCGATGTGGCTCAATTGGCAGAGCAGCTGATTTGTAATCAGCAGGTTATCGGTTCGAGTCCGATCATCGGCTTTATCTCAGAAAGAGATAATTAATTTAATATCGCGGGGTGGAGCAGTCTGGAAGCTCGTCGGGCTCATAACCCGAAGGTCGTAGGTTCAAATCCTGCCCCCGCAATTTACACGTGGTAATTCAGAGTGTGCATAAACAGATAGATTTGGCTTTTAAGCTTGCTTAAACAAGCAGAATTATTTGTGGATATAGGCAATAATGCCATAACTGAAAGAACAAAGTTCTTGAGGGAGCACATGGAGATGAAAGAAGATGTGTATATGCCCAGATAGCTCAGTTGGTAGAGCAGAGGACTGAAAATCCTCGTGTCGCTGGTTCGATTCCGGCTCTGGGCATTTTTTAATTTACGCTGATTCCCTATTTATAGACGGGTTTCAGCGTTTTTAATTTTTGGTAAAAAATAGAGAATTAAAATCTAATGGGGGTAATAGTTTTTTATAAAAAGTTTTTTGTGTGGATTGAACCTGGATTTACAGCTAAGATTACGTGGTTGATTCTGAGAGGCAGAACTTTTATATTAACAGATATAGAAGTTTTATAATTTTAAAGTTTAGTATACAAAAAAATTTATAGTATGATGCGACGGAATGTTTACAAATCTTGCCATATAGTGCTAATATCTTTACAGGAAAGGATTTGGTATTATGGAAAATAACATTGGCAAAAATATACGCCGTTTCAGAGTTGCTAAAGGAATGACACAACAGCAGTTGGCAGACAAATTATATGTGACGCGCTCAGCTCTGTCCAGTTATGAAAATGGAGGACGTACCCCTAGCTTGGCAATGGCTATTTTAATTGCAGATTTTTTTCAAGTTACTTTGGATGAGTTAGTCGGCAGAAATGTAAAAATTTAAATGTAATTAGAAACAGTTTTATTAGATATATGCTAAAGATGACTTTCTAATATTTTTGGTTTATAAGGAATATAGTAGAAAATAAAATTGCGACAGAATGTTTACAAACTCTTATTTAAATGATACCATATATAAAGTAAGAAAGGATATGGTATTATGACATCTAATATTAGCGAGAACATTCGTATATTAAGAAAAAACAGTGGAATGACGCAGGAGCAGCTTGCAAAAAGATTATTTATAACACGGCAGGCCTTATCTAATTATGAAAACGGCAGTAGGCTCCCTAATTTACTCACAGCTATAGCGATTGCCAATGTTTTTAATATTTCTCTGGATATTTTGTCCGGCAGAAAAGTTAAGTAAGGAATATGTGTAGAGGATATATATGATAGGATATCGTAGGACTAATTATTAACTTATTGGGCCTACGGTATTTTTATGTATATTTTGTGGCAAATATA encodes the following:
- a CDS encoding helix-turn-helix transcriptional regulator, whose amino-acid sequence is MENNIGKNIRRFRVAKGMTQQQLADKLYVTRSALSSYENGGRTPSLAMAILIADFFQVTLDELVGRNVKI
- a CDS encoding helix-turn-helix transcriptional regulator, coding for MTSNISENIRILRKNSGMTQEQLAKRLFITRQALSNYENGSRLPNLLTAIAIANVFNISLDILSGRKVK